From Candidatus Eisenbacteria bacterium:
CCTCCGATTGTTGCGTTTCTTATCGCTTTTCTAATAAGCTCAGGGGAAATTTCTTCCTCATCGAGATACTCAACCAGAAGGTCTTCATCAAAATCCGCAACTTTCTCAATCATTGAGTGTTTCTTCGCTTCCGTCTCTTTCTTCATCTCACCCGGAATTGGCTGCTCGAAAAAATTCGAACCCAGGCTGTCTTCCTCGTAGGTGACAAAGACATCATCAACAAGGTCAATAATCCCCACGAAATTGTCACCAACGTTGACCGGGATCTGAATCGGGATGGCGAGCGACCCGAGTTTCTCTTTCATCTGTGTTACCGTGCCCTCGAAGTCCGACCCAATTCTGTCCATCTTGTTTATGAAAGCCAGCCGTGGAATTCTGTATTTGTCAGCCTGACGCCACACGGTCTCAGATTGCGGTTCAACTCCACCCACTCCGCAGAACACCGCAACGGCTCCATCCAGGACTCTGAGTGATCTCTCCACCTCGACGGTGAAATCAACGTGGCCGGGCGTATCAATTATGTTTATCCTGTGATCACGCCAGCTGCAGGTAGTCGCAGCAGAAGTAATCGTAATGCCGCGCTCCCTCTCTTGTTCCATCCAGTCCATCGTTGCGGCGCCGTCGTGTACCTCACCCATTCGGTGAACCCTTCCCGTGTAGAACAGAATCCTCTCGGTGACGGTCGTTTTTCCGGCATCTATGTGAGCCATGATGCCGATATTCCTCGTGTTCGCCAACGGGCTTTCTCTTGGCACTACCAAATCCTCCTGTGATTCCCATTACCACCGGTAGTGGGCAAAAGCCTTGTTGGCCTCAGCCATCTTGTGTGTGTCTTCTCTTTTCTTGACCGCCGGCCCTTCGTTCTTCGATGCTGCGATTATCTCGGCGGCCAGACGCTCCTGCATCGTGTGGTCCGGCCTGCTTTTCGAGAAGCCCACGAGCCATCTCAAGCCCAGAGCTATCCTGCGATCGGCCCTGACTTCGACAGGCACCTGATAGGTGGCACCTCCGACACGCCTGGACTTCACCTCAACAATGGGTTTGACATTGTTGAGAGCCTGCTTGAATACGGACAGTCCGTCCTGGCCGGTCTTCTCCTGGACTATCTTGAGCGAATCGCTGACTATCCGCTTGGCGATGCTTTTCTTTCCCCGCCTCATGATGACGCTTATAAGCTTTGAAATCAGAACGCTTTTGAACTGCGGGTCTTCACCAATCTCTTTTTTTGCTGCTACTCTTTTTCTTGGCACGAACTTTACCTCACGCTAGGCAACTTTCTTCCTTTTAGTCCCGTACTTCGATCTGCTCTGAGTTCTTCCTTCAACTCCGCCGGTATCGAGAGTACCTCTTATTATGTGATACCTGACTCCGGGGAGGTCTTTAACTCTTCCGCCCCTCACAAGCACAATTGAATGCTCCTGAAGGTTGTGACCCTCGCCAGGAATATAGCAGGTTATTTCAATGCTGTTCGTGAGTCTGACTCGCGCTACTTTTCTCAAAGCCGAGTTCGGCTTCTTGGGCGTTGTTGTGTACACTCTGGTACAAACACCCCGTTTCTGAGGGCACTCTCTCAGCGCAGGTGACGCCGTTTTTTTCTGAACCTGCTCCCTGCCTTTTCTGACGAGCTGACTTAATGTCGGCAAGATCTCCTCCTCCGGTGGCACAAAACTTAAAATTTATGGCCTTTTGGGCCATAAGTCAAGCGGTTTTTGCCTCAGCTGCCTTTTTTGCCTGAGAAAAGTCTATTTCGTCCGCAAGCCTCAACTTTCTGTACTTGTTCAACCCGGTGCCGGCAGGAATAAGATGACCTATTATGACGTTTTCTTTGAGTCCCCTCAACTCATCCCTGCCTCCGTGTATCGCAGCTTCGGTCAAAACCCTTGTCGTCTCCTGGAACGAAGCCGCAGAGATCCATCCTTCCGTCGTAAGCGAGGCCCTGGTTATCCCAAGAAGAAGAGGGTCATAGCTGGCCGGCTGTCCGCCATCACTGACAACCCTTTCCTGTTCCTCCTTGAGCTGTATCTTGTCAACCTGCTCACCTTCCAGGAAGGACGTGTCTCCAGGGTCGTCAATCCTTACCTTCTGCAGCATCTGCCTCACTATGACTTCGATGTGCTTGTCGTCTATCCTCACACCCTGGAGCCTGTAAACCTCCTGAATCTCATTTACAAGATACTCCTGGACTTCCTTTATTCCCTTTATTCGCAGGATATCATGGGGATTGATTGGCCCCTCGGTCAGCCGTTCGCCGGCTTTCACAGCATCTCCGTCTTGAACATAGAGATGCCTTCCCTGCGGAATCTGATACTCACTCTCATCCCCGGTCTCACCCTTGATCGTTATCCTTCTTAAGCCCCTTGTCACTTCACCAAGCTCGGCTCTTCCGTCAACCTCACTGACAATTGCGTGATCCTTGGGTTTTCTCGCCTCAAACAGCTCCGAGACTCTCGGCAGGCCTCCGGTTATGTCTCTTGTTTTCGAAATCTCTCTTCTTATTCTCGCAAGAGTGGTTCCTGCCTCAACCTTCTGCCCGTCACGGACCTCGAGTCTCGCGCCAGTTGGAAGAGGATAATGGGCCATTCTCTTCCCTTTGGAATCAACGATGTCAACGTGCGGCTGAAGCTGTTTGATCTTGTCTTCGACTATGACGAGAAGTCTCAGTCCCGTATTCTCATCGACCTCGTCCCTAATCGTCCTTTTCTCCTCAACGTCCCCCAGTCTTGTGAAGCCCGACCGTTCGCTAAGGATAGGAGTATTATAGGTGTCCCACTCGAAGAGCTCAGCCCCTTCCTCCACCTTTGCGCCATCTTCCACAACCAGCCTTGCGCCGTAGGGAGGACTGTGTTTGTGTTTCAGCCTGCCTGACTCATCGAGAACCTGAATTTCCCCTTTGTGTCCCAGAACTACGAGGCCAATCCCTCCGGGGAAGGTCACGGTCTCAACGTTCTTGAACTTGACCGATCCCTTGCACTTGGCCCTTATCTTCGACTGTTCGACGATTCTCGAAGCAGTTCCGCCGATGTGGAATGTCCGCAAGGTCAACTGCGTACCAGGTTCTCCGATGCTCTGGGCCGCCACGACCCCCACTGCCTCGCCGATATCAACCATCTTACCGGTGGCGAGATTTCTGCCGTAGCATCTTATACACGCTCCACGCTTCGATTCACACGTGAGAACCGAACGAATCCTGACCCTCTCGATTCCACCCTCGTCCACGGCTTCCGCCGCATCCTCGGTAATCTCTTCCCCGGCCTCAAGAAGAACCTCGTTGGTCAGGGGGCTCGTTACTTCCTCTGCTGCGACTCTCCCGAGAATACGGTCTGCAAGCGGCTCAATGACTTCTTCGCCCTCTTTCAATGCGCCCACTTCAAGACCGAGAATGGTCCCGCAGTCCTCTTCGATAATGATCACATCCTGGGCAACATCAACAAGCCTCCTCGTGAGGTACCCTGCGTCAGCGGTCTTGAGGGCGGTGTCAGCCAAGCCCTTCCTTGCTCCGTGGGTGGAGATGAAGTACTCAAG
This genomic window contains:
- the rpsG gene encoding 30S ribosomal protein S7; translated protein: MPRKRVAAKKEIGEDPQFKSVLISKLISVIMRRGKKSIAKRIVSDSLKIVQEKTGQDGLSVFKQALNNVKPIVEVKSRRVGGATYQVPVEVRADRRIALGLRWLVGFSKSRPDHTMQERLAAEIIAASKNEGPAVKKREDTHKMAEANKAFAHYRW
- the rpsL gene encoding 30S ribosomal protein S12, giving the protein MPTLSQLVRKGREQVQKKTASPALRECPQKRGVCTRVYTTTPKKPNSALRKVARVRLTNSIEITCYIPGEGHNLQEHSIVLVRGGRVKDLPGVRYHIIRGTLDTGGVEGRTQSRSKYGTKRKKVA